Proteins from one Haliaeetus albicilla chromosome 4, bHalAlb1.1, whole genome shotgun sequence genomic window:
- the MUL1 gene encoding mitochondrial ubiquitin ligase activator of NFKB 1, producing MEGGGRPSAAQAVLLAASTALTALVYSVYRQKARVARGLEGARRVRLDGDLRAVLLEAPGRCVPYAVIEGVVRSVKETLSSQFVENCKGVVQRLTLQEHKMVWNRTTHLWNDYEKIIHQRTNTTPFDLVPQEEGTGVTIRVMKPLDAAELSLETVYEKFHPSVQSFTDVIGHYISGERPKGIQETEQMLKVGTALTGVGELVLDNTTIKLQPPKQGMPYYLSSVDFHTLLQKQESNVRFWKILTVIFGFATCAVLFFVLRKQYRHHRERRHLKQMQDEFRQAQERLMHEMNMEGGETLKNACVVCLSNTKSCVFLECGHVCSCSECYQALPEPKRCPICRQAVSRVVPLYNS from the exons atggagggcggcgggcggccctCGGCCGCGCAGGCCGTGCTGCTGGCCGCCAGCACCGCCCTCACCGCCCTGGTCTACTCCGTCTACCGGCAGAAGGCCCGCGTCGCCCGCGGCCTCGAG GGCGCCAGGAGGGTCCGGCTGGACGGAGACCTGCGGGCGGTGCTGCTGGAGGCGCCGGGACGCTGCGTCCCCTACGCGGTCATCGAAG GCGTGGTGCGGTCCGTTAAGGAGACCCTGAGCAGccagtttgtggagaactgcaAGGGTGTCGTTCAGAGGCTGACGCTGCAGGAGCATAAAATGGTGTGGAACCGAACAACCCACCTCTG gaaCGACTATGAGAAGATCATCCACCAGAGAACCAACACCACCCCCTTCGACCTGGTCCCTCAGGAGGAAGGCACCGGTGTCACCATCAGGGTGATGAAGCCGCTGGACGCTGCCGAGCTCAGCCTGGAGACAGTGTACGAAAAATTTCATCCCTCCGTCCAGTCCTTCACCGACGTCATCGGCCACTACATCAGCGGAGAGCGCCCGAAGGGCATTCAGGAGACGGAGCAGATGCTGAAGGTGGGCACGGCGCTGACAGGGGTGGGAGAGCTGGTCCTGGATAACACCACGATCAAGCTGCAGCCCCCCAAACAAGGCATGCCCTACTACCTGAGCAGCGTGGATTTCCACACCTTGCTGCAGAAACAAGAATCGAACGTCCGGTTTTGGAAAATCCTGACCGTCATTTTTGGCTTCGCCACCTGTGCCGTCCTCTTCTTTGTTTTACGGAAGCAATACCGGCATCACCGAGAGAGGCGGCACCTCAAGCAAATGCAGGATGAATTCCGGCAGGCCCAGGAGCGCCTGATGCACGAAATGAACATGGAGGGTGGAGAGACGCTCAAAAACGCCTGCGTCGTCTGCTTGAGCAACACCAAATCCTGCGTCTTCCTGGAGTGTGGGCACGTTTGCTCTTGCAGTGAGTGCTACCAGGCTCTCCCCGAGCCCAAACGGTGCCCAATCTGCAGGCAGGCCGTCTCCAGGGTGGTTCCCTTATACAACAGTTAA
- the FAM43B gene encoding protein FAM43B, translated as MLPWRRSKFVLVENERKCKGKSLGPGLSYAALLAGFLRSCPDLLPDCPLERLGSVFRGKRQKVELNKEDPTYTVRYLGNAVTLHAKGEGCTEEAVGKIWAKSDAGAGGAKMKLTLGPQGIRMTPCEKGARRPGHAYLLHRITYCAADRRHPKVFAWVYRHQVKNKAVVLRCHAVLVSKADKARAMALLLYQTSASAFNEFKRLKRQNDFRHVQQQLLGDTIVPLVPLRRLLNTKCPYRPPTERARCAPRLSSILEEEEEEAFGTGAPRGDGGPGERAAVLRLAREMRGCSLRGPRPPVC; from the coding sequence atgctgccCTGGCGCCGGAGCAAGTTCGTGCTGGTGGAAAATGAACGTAAGTGCAAAGGCAAGAGCCTGGGGCCAGGGCTGAGCTACGCCGCGTTGCTGGCCGGCTTCCTGCGCTCCTGCCCGGACCTCCTGCCCGACTGCCCGCTCGAACGGCTGGGCAGCGTCTTCCGCGGCAAACGCCAGAAAGTGGAGCTGAATAAGGAGGACCCGACGTACACGGTGCGGTACCTGGGCAACGCCGTCACCCTGCACGCCAAGGGCGAGGGCTGCACGGAGGAGGCGGTGGGCAAGATCTGGGCTAAGAGCGacgcgggggccggcggggccaAGATGAAGCTGACGTTGGGACCCCAAGGCATCCGTATGACCCCCTGCGAGAAGGGAGCCCGCCGGCCGGGCCACGCGTACCTCCTGCACCGCATCACTTACTGCGCCGCCGACCGCCGGCACCCCAAAGTCTTTGCCTGGGTTTACCGGCACCAGGTGAAGAACAAGGCGGTGGTGCTGCGCTGCCACGCCGTCCTGGTGTCCAAAGCCGACAAGGCTCGCGCCATGGCCCTGCTCCTCTACCAGACCTCTGCCTCCGCCTTCAACGAGTTCAAGCGCCTCAAAAGGCAGAATGATTTCCGCCAcgtccagcagcagctcctgggggaCACCATCGTCCCCTTGGTGCCCCTCCGCCGGCTGCTCAACACCAAGTGTCCCTACCGCCCACCCACCGAGAGGGCCCGCTGTGCCCCCCGACTCAGCTCcatcctggaggaggaggaggaggaggccttCGGCACCGGGGCACCCCGAGGGGACGGCGGCCCCGGTGAGCGAGCCGCCGTGCTGCGGCTGGCCAGGGAGATGCGGGGATGCAGCCTGCGTGGCCCCCGGCCCCCGGTGTGCTGA
- the CAMK2N1 gene encoding calcium/calmodulin-dependent protein kinase II inhibitor 1 encodes MSEGPPYGEGQLAGDAAVGQLPFPVRLRGPDGLLAGGQGKRPPKLGQIGRSKRVVIEDDRIDDVLQNLSEKAPPGV; translated from the exons atGTCGGAGGGGCCGCCCTACGGCGAGGGGCAGCTGGCGGGGGACGCGGCCGtggggcagctgcccttccccGTCCGCCTCCGCGGGCCCGACGGCCTCCTCGCCGGCGGGCAGGGCAAGCGGCCCCCCAAGCTGGGGCAGATCGGCCGCAGCAAGAGAG tggTTATTGAAGATGATAGAATTGATGATGTGCTGCAAAATCTCTCGGAAAAGGCCCCTCCCGGCGTTTAA